CTCTGTATATTCCGACACTTTGGTGGTGTCAAGCTGGCTATGATGAAATGTGTCTGCTATGCGACCTCGTTCTGTTCCTGACAGTCCAATAAGGGATATAGCCACACCTTGGGAGCCTCCTTTAGATCCATCAGGTTCATCATACAGTCGGTCTGACTTTGGCCGCACCCTCGTATTGTCCGGGGTTGCCCTTGCAGATGCTACGTCAGGGGGAAGAGAATTGGTTTCACGTTGAACACTGTCATTTTCGGTGTCTGCTTTGATAACAGTCCTCTTCACAAACAATTTCTCTTGTCCCGACTCTTCGGGGATTTGAATTCTAGTTAAATCCGAACCCTGAAACGGACTCCCGAATTTAAACCTGTTAACACGTCCTTCAATCTTTGCTCTGATCCTCTCCTCCTTCCGCCTGATTTCTTCGCCTTTTTGTCTCTCGAACTTTCCAATCTGTGACCACTCACGTGGTGACTTGAAGAACCTGGCATCAGACTTTGCTGGAGATGCACTACCTTCCTGTCTCAGTACTTCAGCGATTTCCTTGAACCCCAACCTTCTCGCATGCACATAGGGGGTCATTCCTTGATTGTCCTGGACGTCTACAGAGAGTCTGTACTTGAGAAGGCTCTGAATCAGAAGCTTCACGATATTTAGACAGCCCGCGTGTGTAGCATGATGTAAAGCTGTCAGTCCATCGTTGTCCATCTCTGCTAGGTCCATATCTCCTCCATAATCCATCAGAAGGTGCTCCACCTGTTGCTCCCTTCCCAGGTGGCATGCCCAAGACAAAGCGTTCCTCCCGTGGGCCAAGTCCTTCCTCCGAGGATCTGCGCCGTGTCGCAGTAACATTGTAAACATCTTGTCTCTCTTGACGTCGTGTTCTATGTGAAGGGCTGCCACGAGAGTGTTATACCCGAAGTCGTTGCGACTGTTAACATCAGTAAATCTGTCCAGAAGGAACCTTGTTCTCTGAAACCGAGCCTTTAACACAGCGTAGAATAGGTTATTGGACACGGACATCTTGCATCCACTCTCCAGAATGCTGCTTGATTGCAGGTGAATGGGAAAGCGACTTTTGGAAGGTGATATCGGAGGTTCTGCGCTGTAGCCGGATTCTCTGTCCTCAGACTGGTAGGAGCTAATTGACCTTCGCTTTGTCGACTCCTGTGAAGATTAAACAGGTAAACTAATATACCAATGTCATTTACACTATTGTCAGTTTGTATTGCCAGTTTAGCAAATTGATGTAATACTTCATGTGCTGGATACGTGTTTTAGACGGTGGATGTTTTACGCCTGAAATGTAGACTTCGGGAGTGTTTGATGTGGTCACGATGAGTgtatatgtgtgcgtgcgtgcgtgtgattgagagagagagagagagagagagagagagagagagagagagtgtgtgtgtgtgtgtgtgtgtgtgtgtgtgtgtgtgtgcggggGACAAATAAGAATACACATCATTTTAGGTATGGAAACTGTTATTTTTTAAAGGGGTGAGAATGTAGTACAGTCCTAAGATCATTCCCACCGACCCACCCACGCCACCCATGACGAGACCCATATTCTGAAGTGAATTAGATTGtgaatattgccaaatattCCAGCCAGATCTTgtcggtctataaataatcggtGTGACCAAAATACGGTGAAAAGTGCGAAAAACATTACATCTCGACGGGGAACGATGTCACACGACCGTACAGGTGACACGTAACTATTCTGCATCCATTACATTAATCTCTAGCGACAAAACATGGAGCATGGAGACCTGTTTGAAACCAAATCCCTTCGCGACATTGTCGTTATTAAGTTACTCTGACAGTTTCATATGGACGGTTATTACCTACACTCATGCCATCTAAATAGCAACAATCTCTTTTCTAATAATTTCAGCCTGTTTAACACACGAAAAACAGCTGTTAGAAAGAACGTATTGTGCACTATTGGTAAGATGATAGTCTAGAGTAATATCTGTACTGCCTCGTACAGCATTGAGGCTACCCTAAATTTACGTCGAGAAAAGCAGTTATGTCAATCGCTCTTTTATGACTACCGAAATATAAGTAAAGAAACGGCGTTAACACAGAGCAGCTTTGTTACGACTATCGTAAATTTAGGTAGAGAAAAGAAGTTAACACACATCAGCATTGTTACGACTACCGTAAATATACGTATAGAAAAGAAGATAACACGCAGCAGCATTGTTACGACTACCGTAAATATACGTATAGAAAAGAAGTTAACACGCAGCAGCATTGTTACGACTACCGTAAACATACGTGTAGAAAAGAAGTTAACACACAACAGCGCTATTGCGACTACCGTAAATATTCGTAGAGAAGCAGTGGCGTTAAACGCACTTGTGTGACTTTCGTGTACAACGTACGGTAAAGGACTTACGACAACCGCATGGTTATGCTGACTGAATCTACACTGTTTAGGTCATAGAGCACCGATTACCGTATATCTACGTTACACTATTTGGTGTGACGTTATCCCCGTGGGAACCGTACATATGAGCAGTGACATGAACGTTTAACGTAATATTTGTAGACAGCAGGGTGACTTCTTAAAACTCTGTGTTTGCTCAACATATCAAAGTGCTTACTGTGTATATCAATGTGTTTACGTATCCTCTCCCAGTCAAGAATGAGTAGCTACGTGAGTAGTGACCGGAAAGAATTTCACATCTGTGCACGCCGCTTTGTAATAAAGCTGTCAGTACTGTGTTTGTGACTTCAGAAAATATCAGTCCGCGTCTTTTGATGTTTACAATAATATATGACGTCAAGTATTTACATATATGACGTCACATATATGAGCCATGTCATGTATTACAATGGGTTTAGGTTcacgccgctttgagcaatattccattaacaTCACTGCGGGAGATAcaagaaatggggttcacacactgctgccatgtggggaatcgaacccggggtttcggcgtgacgagcggacgctctatccactagactacccctccGCTCCACGTCATATAAATCCATACACAAGTGCTCGAATGATGCCACAGGTAAATGACAATTTCTACATGGGTAAAATAGCGTATATAATCACTTTCAAGATACATTTAATGGTATGTGTCAATGGACGACTCCTAAATGGTGATGAAATTAGCTACATTAATGGCAATACCGTGTTACACTACAATGACCGGTCGCAAAGTATAGATAGAGCACGCATGGTAACAACGCGTGTTGGTACTGCAAACATAGTCAGGTCGGTCACCTTCCCGGTATTGTTTGAAAGTGATAACTaacaaatcaaacaaataaatcaaagtTTACATGCTGATAGTCTTTACCTTAAGTCCACGAGATTGTTGTTATCGCCCGAACATATGAAGGTTTGGGGTTAACTACAGATTCCACTTCCCGTCGCCTCGTCGATCATAGGTGAACTAAACTCACCTGCCTGCCATAGTGGCCGTGGCTACGACAGTTCGTTCAATAGGGTAAATAACGAAGATACATTTAAAGATCCAGCATTACAGTGAGTGAAGGGCTGACACTTAGATGCAGAAAATGCACGTTCGGTCCCTGTGTCTGGTTTTGAATAAACCCTCGGATCAAGACACAATGGAGACCTGTATTGCTAGCCCAGGACTCTTGTCAATATGATGTGCCAATAAACAGGTTCCCGTGAAAGCAGAAACCAATAAAGGTTCACATTCGTACAGGCCAGGCATTTGTCATTATACAAGCAAAAGGCAAAATTTCAATATCAAAAGGTAGGTGTCATAATATGTTAGTCTCGCTACTAAGGGGGAACAGAATGCCTATCGTATCTCGACCAGGCGTGACATAAAAGAAACAAAGAGGAATGAATGCAATCACCATAACGGGCAAATGTGTCCTCTTCTTCAGGTTAATAACAGCAAGTTGTTCGCTCATTCCAAACCTCCACTCTGCATTGTGACAGCACCCGGCAACAAGTGTCGTCTGCTCACCGACGTCTGCTCTCTGCCGTCTGTTCTCTGTCGTCTGCTATCTTCCACCATCTATGCTGTATACTCTACGAGTGTAGACCCACTTAGCCACGCCCTCTATCGATCCATGATTGACATATCGACTCTCTCGTCAAATGCTTGAAAGCATTTTTAAAATCCTGGCGGAAACTCGCCATTGTTCACGTACAAACAGCTCCTCCCGTTTAAGATAATTAAGTTCTAGTCGAGCCACCCACATGGCAGTTGATGGTAAATATTGGCTTTGTTTTCGATTGTGATCGAGACCTCGGGCTGTTTGCGAAATAACTATACTTTTGAAATTCCTTTATGGGTCATTTGTCTGGTTCGTGTCTTAACCGGCACGAACAAATCAACCATCCAAAGAGACAATTGGGTTTCAACTTTCAGTGCTGGGTTCACAGACCTACTACTTAAGCAAAACGCCTTCAGAAGATTGCCCTTGTCTATTATCTGAACATCTTAAAATATTTGTCCGCATTAGATATGTCTTACTTCTGATCACTTGTAAACTGGTGATCAACTCCATATGCCCTTAAAGGGTTTAACATTCAGATAGACATTACCGCTTATGCGTAGACACTGGTGGAGTTAAGCTGGAGGTCACAAATCGTGCGTGAGCCTTTAGGCACACAACACACCCTAGCTGTTTATGACTTTGCAAATAATAAACAATAGTCTGTTGATATCAGCATGTCCTCTGTCCCTAATGTAACAGAACGTATGTATTTACACCATACTCGGTACTCAAACACGGATTTGAAACGCACCTGTCATAACGTCACGAATATCATTTCCACTTGACTGCAGTTACAGGGAACGAAATCATCATAACATCTTATATGTGTCGTCATCAAGGTGTAAACAGGAAACTAACAATTATACGCTTCTTGTTACAAGGAGCATGTAACTGTGCAATGTCTTTATGTCgcaacatatttttgttttatttgtatttttatttgttcAAACCACAACCAAGTTGAATTTTCTTTTAAATGTCGTACCCAAATAATACATTCAGTGCTCGTGAGATCGGCCACTCGATTGTCTGCCTTCATATTGCTACACAACTATAAAAGACGATTTCAGAACGTGTATTATAAAGCGCCATACGATAAATGTTTTCCAAGGAAacataaaatcaattttcaatcTAACAATAGCTATTATTTAGTTCAGGATCTTTCAAACTAAAAGGGTGTGAGttcaaatttaacgtcacatcggcaatatttcagccatatagtgactaGAACCAACTGCAACatctaaatcaaagtgaagtCCTAGGATTCATCGTGAACTGAGCGGACTATATCCCTTTAAAGTTTATGCTTCTCGTACACTGTTTTTATAAGTAAGGAGCTTGTTTATTCCAGTTTCCAAATGTACACAGTATGAAACAAAGGGGTATTGCACCGGGGACAAATGCCAACCTGTGAAGACACTGGAAGACATTTTGCAAATTCTCAGTAACAATAACGCCGTCTTCGTGAGATACAAAGAACACAATGAGAGTGTGTTAAGACACGCAATGATGATTGTATATGAATAGGACATGTGATATTCTATTATTATGCAGTTGGCATTAGATTAACAGGTCATGTATTGACGGTCAAcgtttgtaaagtgcattccttCGGGCTGAAAATCTACATAGTTTATTAGGGAAGGAtaaggtagcctagtagttcaaGCCATTGCTCGTCATACAGGAGGTCCTAACTCTGATGAGTACCAGGGTCAAGAACTGTTCTTGGGTCTCCTTCGGTGACACTGCTGaacgtggcgtaaaactatattcacgaCGTGCAGTTTAGCAGACTGAAGTATTTACGTAAATTCCAATTTTAATTCAACCTATTATTTGTAGTATATTTACCAGTATGTACCTCTACTGGCACGTGAAATTTCGGGGGTTTCTGTCAATATAGTATAGCGGTGTGGTTTATAACATCGATATAGTAAACAAAGGAACCGGGCAAGTGTAATTCCCTACATTGCGCATGTCTAAACTCGCCCAATCCAAAAATAATTGGATGGTTTCGCAATAGATAACAAAAATAGCGGTTTAATCTTTCTCACAGTATATCAGTTTGTGTTCCCTCTAACGGAACCACAATAATAAAATACCGTCTTGAGTCACTAAACCAATTGTCATTATTTAAACGCACTTATAACACTTCAAAGGGGAGTGTCACACATGCCCCTAAATGGTAATTGACGTGATGTGTTCCATTGATTTGTTTGATCATTGTCCACAGGTTGACAATgggaagtgagtgagagaatttAGTTTTTTAGcattgttccagcaatatcacggcgggggacaccagaaatgggcttcacacattgttcccatgtcgAGGTGACAGTGAGAAGAGGAGTACCTAATTGTCGTCTGCAGCCAGAAAACGCTCAAAAAATGAAACGACAAAAGATGAAAAAAGGTCAAACTTGCATTAAATTCTAAAACTATGAGGCATGTTATGAAACACTATTTCGGGATGAGGATTTTGCATGATACAGCCTgagaatgaatgttgtttaatgacATAGACATATCACACACATGTAACTCTACTGAAAATGTCCTCAACACATGCATTCTTTATCCGATGTACTATGTACAGACcggttgaaaaaaatatcacaatacatTTCCCAGGTATCATTCTGTTTTCCAGGTGTCCCAGGAGTGGTATATTTGAATGGGTTGTTTTAACGCCGATCACAGTATAGTAGCGTATCGCGAGGCCATAAAGGCGGTTTGTAAATTTTCAGAACCACATAGTGTAGTGACCTATGTTATGGGAACTGAACAACGTAACTCGAATACGTTGAGTCAATGACCTCATCAGGCGGAGAACACGTCTATTTAGTCTCAGCGTACAAACATAAGTTCCGAACGTACATTCCTACCTGGAATTTACGTTTCCTTGTTTACTCTATGAAATTACACAAATTAAACCAAAAGCATATCTGAATATGTATCTAAAgaagcaaaacaaaatacaacacaGTAGTATCAACACATTATAGCGAAGCACTGCAGAAATGATTAATGGTGTCAGAGTCGTCCAGTGCAAAGGCTCTTGCAAAACACGGGAATCGTTTTAACATTAATGCTACTATCGATTTGATTGATTGACATAAGACCTATGGCTTCTAAGCTTAAGAGACCCATCATGTGATGTTTGGGGTGGATGAAAGCGTCTTTTAAATAACCGAGCCATATCTGTGCAGACGAGATTACAAACTACAAACAGCTCTAGT
The nucleotide sequence above comes from Haliotis asinina isolate JCU_RB_2024 chromosome 5, JCU_Hal_asi_v2, whole genome shotgun sequence. Encoded proteins:
- the LOC137284138 gene encoding uncharacterized protein isoform X1, which translates into the protein MSEQLAVINLKKRTHLPVMESTKRRSISSYQSEDRESGYSAEPPISPSKSRFPIHLQSSSILESGCKMSVSNNLFYAVLKARFQRTRFLLDRFTDVNSRNDFGYNTLVAALHIEHDVKRDKMFTMLLRHGADPRRKDLAHGRNALSWACHLGREQQVEHLLMDYGGDMDLAEMDNDGLTALHHATHAGCLNIVKLLIQSLLKYRLSVDVQDNQGMTPYVHARRLGFKEIAEVLRQEGSASPAKSDARFFKSPREWSQIGKFERQKGEEIRRKEERIRAKIEGRVNRFKFGSPFQGSDLTRIQIPEESGQEKLFVKRTVIKADTENDSVQRETNSLPPDVASARATPDNTRVRPKSDRLYDEPDGSKGGSQGVAISLIGLSGTERGRIADTFHHSQLDTTKVSEYTEMLGGIHALMTILSHEKTPSFRKSVVHEPPPAPKIPQKNKSKVSTLAILFGKDKVKNKRTGRKGKGVKDKVDVRKRRQGLLGGKSKQVVLPDIRLNDRAV
- the LOC137284138 gene encoding ankycorbin-like isoform X2, whose protein sequence is MSVSNNLFYAVLKARFQRTRFLLDRFTDVNSRNDFGYNTLVAALHIEHDVKRDKMFTMLLRHGADPRRKDLAHGRNALSWACHLGREQQVEHLLMDYGGDMDLAEMDNDGLTALHHATHAGCLNIVKLLIQSLLKYRLSVDVQDNQGMTPYVHARRLGFKEIAEVLRQEGSASPAKSDARFFKSPREWSQIGKFERQKGEEIRRKEERIRAKIEGRVNRFKFGSPFQGSDLTRIQIPEESGQEKLFVKRTVIKADTENDSVQRETNSLPPDVASARATPDNTRVRPKSDRLYDEPDGSKGGSQGVAISLIGLSGTERGRIADTFHHSQLDTTKVSEYTEMLGGIHALMTILSHEKTPSFRKSVVHEPPPAPKIPQKNKSKVSTLAILFGKDKVKNKRTGRKGKGVKDKVDVRKRRQGLLGGKSKQVVLPDIRLNDRAV